The uncultured Roseibium sp. DNA segment CCTGCGGCAAATCTTCCGGCGGGGCGAACAGGCAGCCGAAGGCCTCCGCCGTATCCCGTCTCACGGGATTGACGTCGACCAGCGTGACCCTTGTCGCGGGGATACGAGCGGCCAGATAGGCGGTCAGCAGACCGACCACGCCACCGCCGACCACGCAGATGTGATCCCCAGGTGAAGGCATTCCGTCCCATAAAGCATTCAGGGCAGTCTCCATATTGGCAGCCAGCACGGCGCGCTCCAAGGGGACGCCGGAGGGAATCCGAACCACGTGACCGGCGGAGACGGTGAAGACAGACTGATGTGGATAAAGGCAAAAGACACTGCTGCCCAGAAATTCATCGGGACCGGCCTCGACGATACCGGCCGCGGCATAGCCGTATTTGACCGGAAAGGGAAAATCGCCTTCCTGAAAGGGGGCGCGCATGCGCTGCCATTCGGCCTGCGGCACCTTTCCGCGGCAGACCAGGCGTTCGGTGCCCCGGCTGACACCGCTCGCCCGGACACGGACCCGTACCAGATCATCTTCAAGGTCCGGAAGTTTCGCGGCGCGCAGCGCGCATTCGCCCGGGGCGATGTACCAGAGCGCCCGGGCATTTTCGGCGCGTGCCGTAAATTCGTCGAAATTGGTCATGAAACAACCCGGTCGATGATCTGCCGTTGTCATAGTTCCCTATTAACGGATGACAAGATCCCTAATGCCATCACGATAGGTTTTGAAAGTCACAAATATGCGCGCTGGATTTGAAATGCCTCTTTTCCAACACTCAGAACCGGCGATGACGGCTCGCAGGATC contains these protein-coding regions:
- a CDS encoding zinc-binding alcohol dehydrogenase translates to MTNFDEFTARAENARALWYIAPGECALRAAKLPDLEDDLVRVRVRASGVSRGTERLVCRGKVPQAEWQRMRAPFQEGDFPFPVKYGYAAAGIVEAGPDEFLGSSVFCLYPHQSVFTVSAGHVVRIPSGVPLERAVLAANMETALNALWDGMPSPGDHICVVGGGVVGLLTAYLAARIPATRVTLVDVNPVRRDTAEAFGCLFAPPEDLPQDQDLVFHTSATAAGLQSALTAAGDGATVIEMSWYGDAPVPVVLGSDFHSRRLVLKSSQVGSIRAERRDRWNFKRRLETAMSLLADPVLDRLISHRIPFDSAPERLPDLFNDPDALATVLTYE